From Calothrix sp. PCC 6303, a single genomic window includes:
- a CDS encoding sulfite exporter TauE/SafE family protein: MLDLWLIFTLGFLGSFGHCLGMCSPLTVAFSLSNQQKSPTFWHQVKFHTLLNLGRIFSYTAVGAAIGGVGSILFQSGQIAGIGSELRQTISVITGLMLIWFGIGHIKPDLLPQIPLLQPLLQSKLHNHLSGRMTKLAMQKQQWTPILLGMTWGFMPCGFLYVAQIKAVETGNFQMGAVTMLAFGMGTLPMMAGVGISISMVSQDQRSQLFRLSGWVTLLIGIITLLRTGDTMTDYTGHAALLCLILALIARPISPWWDFPLSCRRALGVGAYLLAVTHTSHMIEHSLQWNFSALAFLPPNFQQGMIAGVIALLLITPAAFTSFDRFQKVLGENWRKIHLLSVPALIFAVIHTILIGSHYLGSSRFNWANQSAIVLLVVVSFGVLILRCKKTKSRN; encoded by the coding sequence ATGTTAGACTTGTGGCTGATTTTTACCTTAGGATTTTTAGGTAGTTTTGGTCACTGCCTGGGGATGTGTAGTCCATTAACCGTTGCTTTTTCCCTATCGAATCAACAAAAATCTCCAACTTTTTGGCATCAGGTAAAATTCCATACATTACTTAATCTAGGGCGAATATTTAGCTACACAGCAGTTGGTGCAGCTATCGGTGGTGTAGGTTCAATCTTGTTTCAAAGTGGGCAAATTGCCGGAATAGGTAGTGAATTACGCCAAACAATATCAGTGATTACAGGCTTAATGTTAATTTGGTTTGGCATTGGACATATCAAACCCGATTTACTACCTCAAATTCCCCTACTGCAACCTCTCCTACAGAGTAAACTCCACAATCACCTCAGTGGGAGAATGACAAAATTAGCGATGCAGAAACAGCAGTGGACACCCATCTTATTGGGAATGACTTGGGGATTCATGCCATGTGGCTTTTTATACGTAGCCCAAATTAAAGCAGTGGAAACCGGTAACTTTCAGATGGGTGCAGTCACAATGTTAGCATTTGGGATGGGAACATTACCAATGATGGCAGGTGTAGGAATTTCCATCTCCATGGTGAGTCAAGATCAGCGTAGTCAATTATTCCGTCTTAGTGGTTGGGTGACGTTACTCATCGGTATAATTACTTTGCTGCGAACTGGCGACACCATGACAGATTATACAGGACATGCAGCTTTACTTTGTTTAATATTGGCATTAATTGCCCGTCCTATTAGCCCTTGGTGGGATTTTCCCCTATCTTGCCGTCGTGCTTTGGGAGTTGGGGCTTATTTATTAGCAGTTACCCACACTTCTCACATGATAGAACATTCCCTACAGTGGAATTTCTCAGCTTTGGCATTTTTGCCTCCGAATTTCCAACAGGGAATGATTGCGGGAGTCATTGCCTTGCTATTGATAACTCCCGCAGCTTTTACAAGTTTTGATAGATTCCAAAAAGTGCTGGGTGAAAATTGGCGAAAAATTCACCTTTTGAGTGTTCCTGCTTTGATTTTCGCAGTTATCCACACCATCTTAATTGGTTCCCATTACCTGGGTTCATCCCGTTTCAACTGGGCAAACCAATCTGCCATAGTTTTACTGGTGGTAGTCAGTTTTGGGGTTCTGATTTTGCGTTGTAAGAAAACTAAAAGCCGGAATTAA
- a CDS encoding peroxiredoxin, which produces MISRRNFIHIFLVLVLTCLGYFNSTPTAQALGGKLPEINQPAPDFSLPTNTGDGKISLSDLRGKWVVVYFYPKDFTSGCTIEARRFQQDLPKYLEKNAQIIGISADDVDSHAEFCDSEGLKFPLLADTQGEVSKAYGSWMSFISSRHSFIIDPEGILRETFVKVNPNIHSQEVFARLQELQQKV; this is translated from the coding sequence ATGATTTCTCGTCGCAATTTTATTCATATTTTCCTCGTGCTTGTTTTAACTTGCCTAGGATACTTCAACTCTACTCCCACAGCACAAGCTTTGGGTGGTAAATTACCTGAAATTAACCAACCAGCACCAGATTTTTCATTGCCTACCAACACTGGAGATGGAAAAATATCCCTCTCTGATTTGCGAGGAAAATGGGTAGTTGTTTACTTTTATCCCAAAGATTTTACCTCCGGCTGCACCATAGAAGCAAGGCGTTTTCAGCAGGACTTACCTAAATATTTGGAAAAAAATGCCCAAATCATCGGAATTAGCGCTGACGATGTGGACTCACATGCTGAGTTTTGTGATTCTGAAGGATTAAAATTTCCCCTTTTAGCTGATACTCAAGGTGAAGTTAGCAAAGCTTACGGTTCATGGATGAGCTTTATTTCTAGCCGCCATAGTTTTATTATTGATCCTGAAGGCATTCTGCGGGAGACTTTTGTCAAAGTTAATCCCAATATTCACAGTCAAGAAGTCTTTGCCCGGTTACAGGAGTTACAGCAAAAGGTATAA
- the sipA gene encoding regulatory protein SipA produces MSPEFKVGSKVRIVTLPQYVKTADSVPMLRPPDVVQVGEIGVVLDRRPGGYWSVKFSRGVFLMESQYIESAESANS; encoded by the coding sequence ATGTCTCCAGAATTCAAGGTCGGAAGTAAAGTTCGGATTGTTACTTTGCCCCAATATGTGAAAACAGCCGATTCTGTACCCATGTTACGTCCTCCCGACGTTGTGCAAGTTGGGGAAATTGGTGTGGTACTCGACCGTCGTCCAGGTGGTTACTGGAGTGTAAAATTTAGTCGTGGTGTATTTTTGATGGAAAGTCAATATATTGAGTCGGCTGAATCTGCGAACAGTTAA